One window from the genome of Garra rufa chromosome 1, GarRuf1.0, whole genome shotgun sequence encodes:
- the LOC141331872 gene encoding TRPM8 channel-associated factor homolog gives MACEQDYCTLMYGLHQLNFQGKAVPSDLVLIGEHAFPLVTNPKGQVLMAASHYGQGRVVVLGHEEYLTRFPKLIENALMWLKPCTGDAGIVGIQKRLRSVAANLNCCPIKTELGDFRSGLDIFITDAYSVENCAKDLIAFIKAGGGLIIAGQAWNWAATHPQENTIKNFPGNKVCSVAGIYFSEHYGEVGIFPVPKQIPCSWLAVPIGKDFQDDLKFLLEGVSEFDVQGEAIPSEVMVHGPLAFPIAVTPAGKTFIAGAYYGQGRVILLSHESYMGRDSLSTFLINAIKWLDEDRKGVIGILPSLKAAHTVLSKSGLDCKLTGFRKDLSVYICTSYSDAQCAEIQEFVAEGGGLMIGGHAWHWEQTHCGCNEMTDYPGNHILNKMGLSLLVSTLSGGLYKAPEIEKNFKKGYHFRNMLHWFIEHVNLGQELTNHEQSCLKQLGNDCASYLRMRCHDSPAFTSMVALLSDIVKKLGVPQVCSNCPVKSAKDHLMLHIGTALYKVSPDPDALLSYIIKDRPNLPTVSNARVRISAKTKDWEEWISTGLYLSPGMKTYIAVPPEIIGKNWQVQLGCQTDNIGEANTLKRAPVVYERFPLDAEMVQVCNLWGGLIYAIAPPQSKVDGVEIVVQDAVQAPYFKSGETSVADWVDRIRQAPAPWAELEFENIIMTLESEFIRNLDRPDEVAKLWDTIMRSIADLAAKPGKFPRKERVVADVQISAGFMHSGYPIMVHTTSAPEIVTVQKAYENGLWGFIHELGHNQQRNVWEFRPHTTECTCNLWSLYVHEKVLGLNSCNAHPQITQQNRQARIKSYCNGGKNLNDWSVWTALETYMQLQEKFGWDAFKKVFAVYHDINRVPNNNAGKMNLYAETFSKVVKMNLCPFFEAWGWPIQPETQEKISHLPEWSGPVCIRTSQIT, from the exons ATGGCATGTGAACAAGACTACTGCACTCTCATGTATGGGCTGCACCAGCTTAATTTCCAAGGGAAAGCAGTGCCCAGTGATCTTGTACTAATAGGTGAACATGCCTTTCCACTTGTCACAAATCCAAAAGGTCAGGTGCTGATGGCTGCATCTCATTACGGTCAAGGACGTGTGGTGGTGTTGGGACATGAGGAATACCTAACACGTTTTCCCAAACTCATAGAGAATGCCCTAATGTGGCTGAAGCCATGTACTGGTGATGCTGGCATTGTAGGAATTCAGAAGAGATTACGTTCAGTAGCTGCAAACTTGAATTGCTGCCCTATCAAGACAGAGCTAGGAGACTTTCGTAGTGGCTTAGATATTTTTATCACAGATGCTTACAGTGTTGAGAATTGTGCAAAGGATCTGATTGCTTTCATCAAAGCTGGGGGTGGCTTAATCATCGCTGGCCAGGCCTGGAATTGGGCTGCAACCCACCCACAAGAAAACACTATAAAGAACTTCCCAGGAAACAAGGTGTGCAGTGTTGCAGGAATTTACTTCTCAGAACACTATGGAGAAGTCGGCATTTTCCCTGTTCCAAAACAAATCCCTTGTAGTTGGCTTGCTGTACC TATAGGCAAAGACTTTCAGGATGACCTAAAGTTCCTGCTAGAAGGTGTGTCCGAGTTTGACGTCCAAGGTGAAGCTATACCATCTGAGGTGATGGTGCATGGACCATTAGCATTTCCCATTGCAGTCACTCCAGCTGGAAAAACATTTATTGCTGGTGCCTATTATGGGCAAGGTCGAGTTATTCTGTTATCACATGAAAGCTACATGGGCCGGGACTCTCTGTCCACTTTCCTGATCAATGCTATCAAGTGGCTTGACGAAGATCGCAAGGGTGTTATTGGGATACTACCTAGCCTAAAGGCAGCCCACACGGTCCTGAGCAAATCTGGTTTAGATTGCAAGTTGACTGGTTTCAGAAAAGATCTGAGCGTTTACATCTGCACTTCATACAGTGATGCCCAGTGTGCAGAGATCCAAGAATTTGTTGCTGAAGGTGGAGGTCTTATGATTGGGGGTCATGCTTGGCATTGGGAGCAGACCCACTGTGGCTGCAATGAGATGACTGATTACCCAGGAAATCACATTCTTAATAAGATGGGATTGTCTCTCTTGGTCAGCACCTTGAGTGGAGGGTTATATAAAGCCCCAGAAATTGAGAAAAATTTTAAAAAGGGGTACCACTTTCGTAACATGCTGCATTGGTTTATTGAACATGTAAATCTGGGGCAAGAACTGACTAATCATGAACAGAGCTGCTTGAAACAGCTGGGCAATGACTGTGCCAGTTACCTTCGCATGCGATGTCATGACAGCCCTGCCTTTACTTCAATGGTAGCACTTCTTAGTGACATAGTGAAGAAGTTGGGTGTTCCACAAGTGTGTAGTAACTGCCCTGTTAAAAGTGCCAAAGACCACCTGATGCTCCATATTGGGACTGCGCTATACAAAGTGTCACCTGATCCTGATGCCCTTCTTTCATACATCATCAAGGACAGACCTAACTTGCCCACTGTGTCTAATGCAAGAGTTCGGATCAGTGCCAAAACTAAAG ATTGGGAAGAATGGATAAGCACAGGCTTATATCTTTCTCCTGGTATGAAGACTTACATAGCAGTACCTCCAGAAATCATTGGGAAAAATTGGCAG GTGCAACTTGGTTGCCAAACAGATAACATTGGTGAAGCAAACACTCTGAAACGGGCTCCTGTTGTCTATGAGCGATTCCCTTTGGATGCAGAGATGGTCCAAGTCTGCAATCTATGGGGAGGGCTCATCTACGCAATAGCACCTCCTCAAAGCAAAGTGGATGGGGTGGAAATTGTCGTGCAGGATGCCGTACAGGCTCCATACTTTAAGTCTG GAGAGACTAGTGTAGCTGACTGGGTGGACAGGATCCGTCAGGCACCAGCCCCGTGGGCGGAGCTTGAGTTTGAGAACATCATCATGACATTAGAATCAGAATTTATAAGGAATCTAGACCGCCCTGATGAGGTGGCTAAACTTTGGGATACCATAATGAGAAGCATAGCTGACCTGGCAGCAAAGCCTGGCAAGTTCCCCCGCAAGGAGCGTGTTGTTGCAGATGTTCAGATTTCTGCTG GTTTCATGCATTCTGGATATCCCATCATGGTGCACACCACCTCTGCCCCAGAAATTGTAACTGTACAGAAAGCCTATGAAAATGGTCTTTGGGGATTCATTCACGAGCTGGGTCATAACCAACAGCGTAACGTTTGGGAGTTTCGTCCGCACACCACTGAGTGCACTTGCAACCTGTGGTCACTGTATGTACATGAGAAAGTGCTGGGTTTGAACAGTTGTAATGCTCATCCACAAATAACTCAACAAAACCGCCAGGCTCGTATTAAATCATATTGCAATGGCGGTAAGAATTTAAATGACTGGAGCGTGTGGACGGCACTCGAGACTTATATGCAG CTTCAGGAAAAATTTGGCTGGGATGCTTTCAAGAAAGTTTTTGCTGTCTACCATGACATTAATAGAGTGCCAAACAACAATGCAGGCAAGATGAATCTATATGCCGAGACCTTCTCCAAGGTGGTCAAAATGAATCTGTGCCCCTTCTTCGAAGCGTGGGGTTGGCCCATCCAGCCTGAGACACAAGAGAAAATCTCTCATCTCCCTGAGTGGAGTGGTCCAGTATGCATAAGAACATCTCAGATAACTTAA
- the LOC141331889 gene encoding zinc-binding protein A33-like, which yields MDSLSADDFSCPVCIEIFKDPVVLSCSHSVCKECLQKFWRIKETHECPVCRRRSSRDDPPCNRVLKNLCESLLKERTERPASGSEEICSLHSEKLKLFCLEDKQPVCLVCRDSETHISHTFRPISEVVPSYKEELNTALKSLQEKLKLNENMKGEFEKILQHIKSQAEQTEHQIKQQFKKVHQFLKDEEEATITALREEEEQKKQTMKENLEEINRHISALSTAIKDMEEMMKDNDVCFLKEFPVTMERVQISQPDPQTPSGALIHVPRYLGNLLFRVWKKMQDIVQNTPVILDPNTAHPSLILSDDLTSVSWSDNKQPLPDNPERFDIYRFVLGSEGFNSGTHSWDVEVKESLCWHLGVTTASNQRKGDDLFDTGLWSVQHGLADYFGFPVKQNLQKVKVNLDYDRGTVSFSDPVTKTHLHTFTATFTDTVLPFFYSFSPLRILPLNSV from the exons ATGGATTCACTATCAGCAGATGATTTCTCTTGTCCCGTGTGTATTGAAATATTTAAGGATCCTGTTGTTTTATCATGTAGTCACAGTGTCTGTAAAGAGTGTCTTCAAAAGTTCTGGAGAATCAAGGAAACTCACGAGTGTCCTGTCTGCAGGAGAAGATCCTCAAGAGATGACCCTCCATGTAATCGTGTGTTAAAAAACTTGTGTGAGTCGTTACTGAAGGAGAGAACTGAGAGGCCTGCATCAGGATCTGAGGAGATCTGCAGTTTACACAGtgagaaactcaaactcttctGTCTGGAGGACAAACAGCCGGTGTGTTTAGTGTGCAGAGATTCAGAGACACACATCAGTCACACATTCAGGCCCATCAGTGAAGTTGTTCCATCATATAAG gAGGAGCTCAATACAGCACTGAAGTCCTTACAAGAGaaacttaaactaaatgaaaacatgAAGGGAGAGTTTGAGAAAATACTTCAACACATCAAG TCTCAAGCTGAGCAGACAGAGCATCAGATAAAACAGCAGTTTAAGAAGGTTCATCAGTTTCTCAAAGATGAAGAAGAAGctacaatcactgcactgagggaggaagaggagcagaagaagcaAACGATGAAGGAGAATCTGGAGGAGATCaacagacacatctcagctctttcaACCGCAATCAAAGACATGGAGGAGATGATGAAAGACAATGACGTCTGCTTTCTAAAG gagtttccagtcacaatggaaag agtccagatctcacagccggatccacagacgccttctggagctttgattcatgtgccacgttacttgggcaacctgctgttcagagtctggaagaagatgcaggaCATTGTCCAAAACA CTCCTGTgattctggatccaaacacagctcATCCATCTCTCATCCTGTCTGATGATCTGACCAGTGTGAGCTGGAGTGACAACAAACAACCGCTTCCtgataatccagagagatttgataTCTATCGCTTTGTTTTGGGTTCAGAGGGTTTTAACTCAGGAACACACAGCTGGGATGTAGAGGTTAAAGAGAGTCTATGCTGGCATCTTGGAGTAACTACAGCATCAAACCAAAGAAAGGGAGATGATTTATTTGATACTGGTCTCTGGAGTGTGCAGCATGGGCTGGCTGATTACTTTGGTTTTCCTGTGAAACAGAATCTTCAGAAGGTCAAGGTTAATCTGGACTATGACAGAGGAACGGTGTCGTTCTCTGATCCTGTAACTAAAacacatctacacacattcaCAGCCACCTTCACTGACACTGTCTTGCCATTCTTCTATAGTTTTTCCCCTCTGAGGATCTTACCGTTAAATAGTGTGTAA